In a genomic window of Variovorax paradoxus:
- a CDS encoding tetratricopeptide repeat protein, with protein MVFAIMLSAVVAGCSTPKDQYLGAAEAQQRAAADDAASSKAGAAADSQATYVRLVEQMQREGLWFASLAHIDALEQRWGSSPDTQRARADALRNTGQLAQSEAFYRKLLGTPLEGAAYHGLGLVAGARGDYAEAMDFLKRAQQRSPTDAVLLNDLGYASLRAGRFADARLPLMQAMQLQPENSQAQANLALYLEVTQQSDQASALMEARRMSPATRAAIREAARQLTSAASTAPMAVPAPAAPLNEAAAPLALKPSRRSSLFRVAPRDEPAPVAAALTPLPSNSIQQGPP; from the coding sequence ATGGTCTTCGCGATCATGCTGAGCGCCGTCGTCGCTGGCTGCTCGACACCCAAGGACCAGTACCTGGGAGCGGCCGAGGCTCAGCAACGGGCCGCGGCGGACGATGCGGCTTCGTCGAAGGCCGGCGCGGCTGCGGATTCGCAGGCGACCTATGTCAGGTTGGTCGAGCAGATGCAGCGCGAAGGACTTTGGTTTGCTTCGCTGGCCCACATTGATGCCCTCGAACAACGCTGGGGCTCGTCGCCGGACACGCAGCGCGCCCGCGCGGATGCCTTGCGAAACACCGGGCAACTGGCGCAGAGCGAAGCCTTCTATCGAAAGCTGCTGGGTACGCCGCTGGAAGGTGCCGCCTACCATGGCCTTGGCTTGGTCGCGGGAGCGCGCGGAGACTACGCCGAAGCCATGGACTTCCTGAAGCGCGCGCAGCAACGTAGTCCTACCGACGCGGTGCTGCTCAACGATCTGGGCTATGCCAGCCTGCGCGCGGGCCGCTTCGCGGACGCTCGCCTGCCGTTGATGCAGGCCATGCAGCTGCAACCGGAGAATTCGCAAGCACAGGCCAATCTGGCGCTCTATCTCGAGGTAACGCAGCAGAGCGACCAGGCGTCGGCATTGATGGAAGCCCGCCGGATGTCGCCCGCCACACGGGCGGCCATCCGGGAAGCGGCTCGGCAGCTGACCTCCGCGGCCTCGACCGCACCGATGGCCGTGCCCGCTCCGGCCGCGCCCCTCAACGAAGCCGCAGCGCCGCTGGCGCTCAAGCCCTCGCGCAGGTCCAGCCTGTTTCGCGTCGCGCCCCGTGACGAGCCAGCACCGGTCGCAGCCGCACTGACACCCCTGCCGTCCAATTCCATTCAACAAGGCCCACCATGA
- a CDS encoding DUF3613 domain-containing protein — MIYRPTLRDILTQACFAASALGLAQASVAQEPPRAASASAVPLQADKETPASAATEPALPEDAMADAEQALPPPEVGDATLSLLHWQRSGAIGSTTPRPIPGPVANRSYERYLKSFEHPIPEFFNSTVKTKSSN, encoded by the coding sequence ATGATCTACCGCCCTACCCTTCGCGATATCCTGACGCAGGCCTGCTTCGCCGCCTCCGCCCTCGGGCTCGCGCAGGCGTCCGTCGCGCAGGAGCCGCCCCGCGCAGCTTCGGCGTCAGCCGTGCCGCTGCAGGCTGACAAGGAGACTCCCGCCTCCGCGGCCACCGAACCGGCCCTACCGGAAGACGCCATGGCCGATGCGGAGCAGGCGCTTCCGCCGCCCGAGGTCGGGGACGCGACGCTGTCACTGCTCCACTGGCAGCGCAGCGGAGCGATCGGCTCGACGACGCCGCGACCCATTCCAGGGCCGGTTGCCAACCGCAGCTACGAGCGCTACCTGAAGAGCTTCGAGCACCCGATTCCGGAGTTCTTCAACTCCACGGTCA